The Clupea harengus unplaced genomic scaffold, Ch_v2.0.2, whole genome shotgun sequence genome window below encodes:
- the LOC122130447 gene encoding UHRF1-binding protein 1-like: protein MSTLQNLGHFVEDSSESQVLPMEISLRDVHVNLKDDGPRDNLSDPEPTPIALHIDSLLVHRRDDGSFSIGLDRTAGPLETAPPKEAPLIDSKLNSVPELPVGVSSEPKATQTNPMSPTSYAPSSREKMLNEENECLKLELSRAKMALAEAQMEKDSLLHHMKNLKLASGGGIS, encoded by the exons ATGTCCACGCTTCAGAACCTGGGCCACTTCGTGGAGGACAGCTCCGAGTCACAGGTGCTGCCCATGGAGATCAGCCTCAGAGACGTCCACGTCAACCTGAAG GATGATGGTCCCCGTGACAACCTGTCAGACCCAGAGCCGACGCCCATCGCCCTGCACATTGACAGCCTGCTCGTCCACCGCAGAGATGATGGCTCCTTCAGCATCGGac tggaTCGTACTGCAGGTCCTCTGGAGACGGCTCCTCCGAAAGAAGCCCCGTTGATTGACAGCAAGCTAAACTCTGTCCCAGAGCTTCCTGTGGGCGTGTCCAGCGAACCGAAAGCCACTCAGACCAACCCCATGTCTCCTACTAGCTATGCCCCTTCCAGTAGAGAAAAG ATGCTAAATGAAGAGAACGAGTGCTTGAAACTGGAGCTCTccagagccaagatggcgctGGCCGAGGCCCAAATGGAGAAGGACTCTTTGCTGCACCACATGAAGAACCTGAAACTGGCATCAGGGGGAGGCATCAGCTAG